A genomic window from Salvia miltiorrhiza cultivar Shanhuang (shh) chromosome 5, IMPLAD_Smil_shh, whole genome shotgun sequence includes:
- the LOC130987229 gene encoding uncharacterized protein LOC130987229 isoform X2, with protein sequence MPSHKFRPKSAPFPILGIGTPSPLKSRLIKSSKSEAHLPLSILENLGMKLGLVRVTEDVHLPCALSFRSSLHSGEKPEVEEGRDPRSMDPEQATQESGNGVDGKPPLEVGVGRGPRFVGYDQLLNRERENGLNGLPPIEFGARRNLRSGGYGQLLNWERGNGVNGLPPLEVGVGRNFGSIGYDQLLNRERGNSMNRLSPLENEAGRTHPKPMDFVRGLLRDERPPRYQPEVGAGGLPRPINDAQGNFQGRGYGQRGDPAFYQQAQLESNADIVLIKLMRNNSYVTLTDSKGNRKMSVSAGQVAAKGDKPGRYSGEAAAEYMGRVVKQMKIKSVVVKVSGFTFFRRKKDSILAFKDGYTHSRGDVNPVVYIEDTTRKPHNGCRLPKKRRI encoded by the exons ATGCCTTCTCACAAATTCCGACCAAAATCGGCGCCTTTTCCG ATACTCGGGATTGGAACACCTTCACCCCTGAAATCGA GATTAATCAAGAGTTCGAAAAGCGAAGCACATCTTCCGTTGTCAATTTTGGAAAACCTGGGCATGAAACTGGGCTTGGTCCGAGTGACAGAGGATGTTCATTTGCCTTGTGCTTTGAGTTTCAGGAGTTCTTTACATTCTGGAGAAAAACCAGAGGTTGAGGAAGGAAGAGATCCTAGATCTATGGACCCTGAACAGGCAACACAGGAAAGTGGAAATGGTGTAGACGGAAAACCTCCACTGGAGGTTGGGGTAGGAAGGGGTCCACGTTTCGTTGGATATGATCAGCTGTTAAATCgggaaagagaaaatggttTAAATGGGCTACCTCCAATTGAGTTTGGGGCACGGAGGAATCTTCGTTCCGGTGGCTATGGTCAGTTGTTAAACTGGGAAAGAGGAAATGGTGTGAATGGATTACCTCCACTTGAGGTTGGGGTAGGACGGAATTTTGGTTCCATTGGCTATGATCAGTTGTTAAACCGGGAAAGAGGAAATAGTATGAATAGGCTATCTCCACTTGAGAACGAGGCAGGAAGAACTCATCCTAAGCCTATGGACTTTGTTCGGGGATTACTCCGAGATGAAAGACCTCCACGCTATCAGCCAGAGGTTGGAGCAGGAGGGCTGCCGAGGCCTATTAATGATGCGCAGGGAAATTTCCAGGGCAGAGGCTATGGTCAGAGGGGAGACCCTGCATTTTATCAGCAGGCTCAACTTGAATCAAATGCTGATATTGTGCTCATTAAATTGATGCGAAACAACTCCTATGTCACGTTAACTGATTCTAAAGGGAACAGAAAGATGTCGGTTTCTGCTGGTCAAGTGGCAGCGAAAGGAGATAAACCTGGCCGGTATTCTGGTGAAGCAGCTGCTGAGTATATGGGACGAGTAGTGAAACAGATGAAAATAAAATCAGTCGTGGTGAAAGTGAGCGGATTCACCTTTTTCAGGAGGAAGAAGGATTCTATTTTGGCCTTCAAAGACGGGTACACTCATTCACGAGGAGATGTAAATCCTGTTGTGTACATTGAGGATACGACTAGGAAACCACATAATGGCTGCCGTCTTCCTAAGAAGCGCCGCATATGA
- the LOC130987229 gene encoding uncharacterized protein LOC130987229 isoform X1, whose product MLQGSLFGSVIRPGIYQQASRVGSVSGRQFHAFSQIPTKIGAFSGLIKSSKSEAHLPLSILENLGMKLGLVRVTEDVHLPCALSFRSSLHSGEKPEVEEGRDPRSMDPEQATQESGNGVDGKPPLEVGVGRGPRFVGYDQLLNRERENGLNGLPPIEFGARRNLRSGGYGQLLNWERGNGVNGLPPLEVGVGRNFGSIGYDQLLNRERGNSMNRLSPLENEAGRTHPKPMDFVRGLLRDERPPRYQPEVGAGGLPRPINDAQGNFQGRGYGQRGDPAFYQQAQLESNADIVLIKLMRNNSYVTLTDSKGNRKMSVSAGQVAAKGDKPGRYSGEAAAEYMGRVVKQMKIKSVVVKVSGFTFFRRKKDSILAFKDGYTHSRGDVNPVVYIEDTTRKPHNGCRLPKKRRI is encoded by the exons ATGTTACAAGGATCTCTATTCGGGTCGGTGATTCGACCCGGCATTTACCAGCAAGCTTCTCGAGTTGGATCTGTCTCCGGTCGACAATTCCATGCCTTCTCACAAATTCCGACCAAAATCGGCGCCTTTTCCG GATTAATCAAGAGTTCGAAAAGCGAAGCACATCTTCCGTTGTCAATTTTGGAAAACCTGGGCATGAAACTGGGCTTGGTCCGAGTGACAGAGGATGTTCATTTGCCTTGTGCTTTGAGTTTCAGGAGTTCTTTACATTCTGGAGAAAAACCAGAGGTTGAGGAAGGAAGAGATCCTAGATCTATGGACCCTGAACAGGCAACACAGGAAAGTGGAAATGGTGTAGACGGAAAACCTCCACTGGAGGTTGGGGTAGGAAGGGGTCCACGTTTCGTTGGATATGATCAGCTGTTAAATCgggaaagagaaaatggttTAAATGGGCTACCTCCAATTGAGTTTGGGGCACGGAGGAATCTTCGTTCCGGTGGCTATGGTCAGTTGTTAAACTGGGAAAGAGGAAATGGTGTGAATGGATTACCTCCACTTGAGGTTGGGGTAGGACGGAATTTTGGTTCCATTGGCTATGATCAGTTGTTAAACCGGGAAAGAGGAAATAGTATGAATAGGCTATCTCCACTTGAGAACGAGGCAGGAAGAACTCATCCTAAGCCTATGGACTTTGTTCGGGGATTACTCCGAGATGAAAGACCTCCACGCTATCAGCCAGAGGTTGGAGCAGGAGGGCTGCCGAGGCCTATTAATGATGCGCAGGGAAATTTCCAGGGCAGAGGCTATGGTCAGAGGGGAGACCCTGCATTTTATCAGCAGGCTCAACTTGAATCAAATGCTGATATTGTGCTCATTAAATTGATGCGAAACAACTCCTATGTCACGTTAACTGATTCTAAAGGGAACAGAAAGATGTCGGTTTCTGCTGGTCAAGTGGCAGCGAAAGGAGATAAACCTGGCCGGTATTCTGGTGAAGCAGCTGCTGAGTATATGGGACGAGTAGTGAAACAGATGAAAATAAAATCAGTCGTGGTGAAAGTGAGCGGATTCACCTTTTTCAGGAGGAAGAAGGATTCTATTTTGGCCTTCAAAGACGGGTACACTCATTCACGAGGAGATGTAAATCCTGTTGTGTACATTGAGGATACGACTAGGAAACCACATAATGGCTGCCGTCTTCCTAAGAAGCGCCGCATATGA